The segment ATTCTCGAAGGTATGGCTTTTATTGCAGCGAACAGAATGGAGCTGGAGCCCAATGCGACCATAGGTCTTCACACGCACGTTGACGACGAAGAGGTGTACGCGATTTTCTCCGGCGAGGGAATTTTTGAATACGGCGAGGGCGAATGCCCTGCTCTGCCGGGCGACGTTTTCGTTACTCACAAAGGAATGTCGCACGCGCTCAGAAACACGAGCAGCACCGAGCCTCTCGTTTTCTTCGCCGTCGTGGCAAAGAAATAGCGCAGCACACGCATAGGCGTTTCATCAGCGCAAAAAGCACAAAAAAACTCCGGATTTCTCCGGAGTTTTTTATTTGCGTGTATTCAGGCACTGCGCTTTATGCCGTCCGGTTACAGTTTTTCCACCGCGTTTTTAATTCTTTCCATTCCCTCTTCGAGGTAGTCGTAGTCTCTGCAGTATGCAAGGCGGATGTGTCCGGGGCAGCCGAATACTTCACCGGGAACCGTTGAAACGCCTGCGTTTTCAAGCAGCCACGAACAGAATTTGAAGCCGTCTGTTTTAAGTTTCTTAATGCTCGGGAAGGCGTAGAAGGCGCCTTTCGGAACGACGTAGTCAAATGCGTCGATTTTCGCAAACCAGTTCATAACCATGTCGCGGCGGCGTTTGTATTCTGCGACCATCGTTTTGACGTCTTCGTCTGCGCTGCGGAAGGCTTCCGCTACGCCTGCCTGCGCGAATGCCGTTGCGCATGTCGTAAGGTTCTGGTGGCATTTGTTGACGTAGGGGCGCATTGCGTCAGGGCAGATTATCCAGCCGACACGCCAGCCTGTCATTGACCACGTTTTTGACGCTGCCGAGAGCGTTACCGTGCGTTCTTTCATTCCGGGAAGGCTCGCAATGCTGACGTGCTCGCCCTCGTAGAGGAAGCTTTCGTACGGCTCGTCGGAGAGCACCCAGAGGTCATTTTCTATCGCAATTTTCGCGATTGCGCTGAGGTTTTCTTTCGTATAGACTGCGCCGCAGGGGTTGTTGGGCGTGTTGATGAGGATTGCTTTCGTTTTCGGCGTAATTGCTTTCGCAAGCGCTTCCGGACGAAGCTCGAAATTGTCTTCCATGCTTGTCATAACGGGGACAAGTTTGACCTGAGCTATTGCCATCTGGTCTGCGTACGCTGAGAAATAAGGCGCGGGAAGAATTATTTCGTCTCCGGGCTCGCAGAGCGTAAGAAGCGTCGCCGTCAGGGCTTCGATTGCGCCGACCGTTATTACTATGTTTTTGTCAGGGTCAACGTCCATATTGTTGACGCGTTTGTATTTGGCGGCTACCGCTTCGCGGAGCTCCTGAGTGCCGCCCATGTCCGTGTAGTGCACGTCGCCGTTCTGAAGCGCGCGTATCGCCGCGTCTTTTGCGGATACCGGCGAATCAAAATCGGGGCGTCCGATTTCCATGTGAATTATCTTTTTTCCTTCGGCTTCAAGCACGTTCGCACGGGAAAGTATTTCGCGGATGCCTCCCGACATTGGGATTGACGCCATTCTTGCGTTCGGGAATGTAACTTTGGTTGCCATTTTGTCCGTCACTCCTTGCAATTTGTGAAAATTTGAACTATACGACAGAATTATACCACGCTTGCCGCCGTATGGCGCATTTTTTTTAGCCGTACATCCGCTTCGTCCATTTAGCTCGTTTCAGTAATTGATTTTCTTGGTAATTGGTTCTCACCAAGCGCGCGTCCGCCTTGCCTTTTCTCCTTCACCGTAGTAAAATAACACCATACTGACAGGAAGAGTTGATATCCATGAGAAAGTACAACAAGGTTACTGACGGGATTATTGCCAAACTGCGCGAAATTTGCGGCGCGGAGAACGTTTGGACGGAGGGCGGAAAGATTGCCGACTGTTCGCACGACGAAACTTCCGTACTCACAGAGGCAAAGTACAGCAAACCCGACGTCGTTGTCGCGCCCTGCTGCGCCGAGGAGGTTTCGCAGATTTTGAAGCTGGCGAATGAGAACGTCATTCCAGTTACCCCCCGCGGAGGAGGCACAGGGCTTTCAGGAGGCTCTATTCCTGTCTGCGGCGGCATTACGATATGCGACGACAGGCTGAACAAAATTCTTGAAATAGACAGGCAGAATCTTCTGGCTGTCGTACAGCCGGGCGTTGTAACGGCGCACATCAACGCCGAGGCGAACAAATACGGTCTCTGGTACTGCGGATATCCGATGAGCGTTGACGAATGCCACATCGGAGGGAATATCGCCGAAAACGCGGGCGGAGGCATGGCTCTGAAGTACGGCGTCACAATGCGCCACGTGCTCGGGCTTGAGGTTGTCACCGCAACGGGCGAGATTTTGCAGCTCGGCGGAAAGCTCATGAAGAACGTCACAGGCTTTAACCTCAAGGAGCTTTTCATAGGTTCCGAAGGCACTCTCGGCTTTGTAACGAAGATTATCGTCAAGCTTCAGCCTGTTCCGAAGTACAGAAAAGCGCTGCTTGCCCTTTTCAAAAACACAGACGACGCGATAGCCGCTGTTCCTCAGGTGATTACAAAGGTCGGCGTAGTTCCTTCGGCAACGGAGTTTATCGACCGTTACTGCTACGAAGCGTCGTGCAATTTCCTTGGCGCAAAGCTTCCGATAGAGGGCGTGGGCGCAACTCTGCTGATAGAGTTTGACGGAACTGACGAAGCATTGACTTTGGCAATAGCCGAGAAGGCGGGCAATGTGTGCGTTGACGGCGGCGCGATAAACATTTTCGTCGCGGAAAATGACGAAATGCGCGACAAACTTTGGTCTGTCCGCTCGCACATTGATGAGGCTCTCCGCGTAACAGACCCGACGCATATTGACGAGGACACGGTTGTCCCCGTTTCGGAAATCGCGGCGTTCTGCAGGGAAATTTACGCAATCGGCGATAAATACGGCGTTAAAATCGTTAATTTCGGACATGCGGGCGACGGCAACCTTCACCCGACAATCGCAAGAAAAGAAGGTCTTACCGACAGCGAATGGGAAGTGCTGGCAGAAAAGGTCGTCAGCGACATTTTCAAGCTTGCAAAGAGCTTCGGCGGCGTGCTTTCGGGCGAACACGGCGTCGGTCTGACGCGCACGGCATACTACAAAGAACTTTGCGAGCCAAACGAATACAGCCTTACTCTTTCAATCAAGAAACTGCTGGATCCCAACGGCATTATGAACCCGGGCAAAGTTTTCCCACTCGAAGACATCTAACAAAAACTTGCGTCTTGCCCGCCCGTCATTCTGCGGAAGCCAACGGCTTAGCGCAGAATCTAGTGTCGTTATCAAAAAAAGACCTCCGAGCGGAGGTCTTTTTTGCTGTTTGTGTTATTCTTCGGATTTTCTGAGTCTGATATACTCAGCAATCAGCTTTACCGTATCGTCAATCGTAATTTTGCTGCTGTCTATTACTATGTCGTAGTTCTCTATTCTTCCCCATTTGTGGTCTGTATAATAGCTGTAATAACTTGCGCGGTCTTTGTCCGTTTTGCGGTTGTATTCCTCTGCTTCTTCAGGTGATATTCCTTTTCTTGCCGCGACGCGTTCCTTTCTTGCCTCAGGAGACGCGTGGATAAATACGTTGACAAGGTTGCAGTCTGTGTCTTTCAGCACGTAGTCTGAGCAGCGGCCGACAAAAACGCAGGGCCCCTGCGCGGCCATTTCCCTGATTGCCTGAAACTGCGCAAGGTAGAGCTGCGTGCCCAGAGGCAGATTCGCGCCGGCTGCGCTTAAGCCGAGCGTCCAGCCGAAGAACAGGCTCGTCTTTGATTTTTCGTCGTATTCTTTAAGCACCTGCTCCGCAAAGCCGCTGGCTTTCGCGGCTTCCGTCAGTATTTCCTTGTCGT is part of the Candidatus Equadaptatus faecalis genome and harbors:
- a CDS encoding cytidylate kinase-like family protein → MSGHTIITIGRESGSGGLEVGQKLAALLGVKCYDKEILTEAAKASGFAEQVLKEYDEKSKTSLFFGWTLGLSAAGANLPLGTQLYLAQFQAIREMAAQGPCVFVGRCSDYVLKDTDCNLVNVFIHASPEARKERVAARKGISPEEAEEYNRKTDKDRASYYSYYTDHKWGRIENYDIVIDSSKITIDDTVKLIAEYIRLRKSEE
- a CDS encoding cupin domain-containing protein; this encodes ILEGMAFIAANRMELEPNATIGLHTHVDDEEVYAIFSGEGIFEYGEGECPALPGDVFVTHKGMSHALRNTSSTEPLVFFAVVAKK
- a CDS encoding pyridoxal phosphate-dependent aminotransferase; translated protein: MATKVTFPNARMASIPMSGGIREILSRANVLEAEGKKIIHMEIGRPDFDSPVSAKDAAIRALQNGDVHYTDMGGTQELREAVAAKYKRVNNMDVDPDKNIVITVGAIEALTATLLTLCEPGDEIILPAPYFSAYADQMAIAQVKLVPVMTSMEDNFELRPEALAKAITPKTKAILINTPNNPCGAVYTKENLSAIAKIAIENDLWVLSDEPYESFLYEGEHVSIASLPGMKERTVTLSAASKTWSMTGWRVGWIICPDAMRPYVNKCHQNLTTCATAFAQAGVAEAFRSADEDVKTMVAEYKRRRDMVMNWFAKIDAFDYVVPKGAFYAFPSIKKLKTDGFKFCSWLLENAGVSTVPGEVFGCPGHIRLAYCRDYDYLEEGMERIKNAVEKL
- a CDS encoding FAD-binding protein; this translates as MRKYNKVTDGIIAKLREICGAENVWTEGGKIADCSHDETSVLTEAKYSKPDVVVAPCCAEEVSQILKLANENVIPVTPRGGGTGLSGGSIPVCGGITICDDRLNKILEIDRQNLLAVVQPGVVTAHINAEANKYGLWYCGYPMSVDECHIGGNIAENAGGGMALKYGVTMRHVLGLEVVTATGEILQLGGKLMKNVTGFNLKELFIGSEGTLGFVTKIIVKLQPVPKYRKALLALFKNTDDAIAAVPQVITKVGVVPSATEFIDRYCYEASCNFLGAKLPIEGVGATLLIEFDGTDEALTLAIAEKAGNVCVDGGAINIFVAENDEMRDKLWSVRSHIDEALRVTDPTHIDEDTVVPVSEIAAFCREIYAIGDKYGVKIVNFGHAGDGNLHPTIARKEGLTDSEWEVLAEKVVSDIFKLAKSFGGVLSGEHGVGLTRTAYYKELCEPNEYSLTLSIKKLLDPNGIMNPGKVFPLEDI